A stretch of the Helicoverpa armigera isolate CAAS_96S chromosome 5, ASM3070526v1, whole genome shotgun sequence genome encodes the following:
- the LOC110379167 gene encoding uncharacterized protein LOC110379167 isoform X2: protein MKSKNAVAMNVDFIEGGNYSAAENTIVLEKPVTRFLEMSGSSNSSSFRCYEDSSKIHSKKAVVFLPYSEYCTDHKDLFLHEDDKLVKPGDKFKSHDDFVQYLNEHAKRWCFYYRCTDSRRPNTDQESYTYNCVYLRNKEKYKKKGLRKRNSNNMKTDCPCKIKLRHLPNEDELTVVYVCNHHDHELSLDNFYKLQHGRRLPPYVKEEIKDFLQLKVDIMKIRSYVEMETGFTMSRPFFYTLEKNLKSRNIKRHISEQRLNMLKQKIAAVDEMYGYNEEYIEEEDNGEDEMGTSKKKHQLLLKNAEKAMRTPSLKRRSKTNEDKSKRIKTEEHSDSNETMESVKHLQESVEEEESTWIADQCVPNRTENEETMHIEAIENLPEDALLLVQSDNENYSYTIEYFPDESNNEEVVTNEFGEGIDDSQVTEVQENDIDNIAYETVVSDAVEESQSEVPEYLEDEQTMEEFTEMQIIAQEQAVEDESQVHDGELENQVQYIAGVVENNENVQYVSGEVNDDGTQNITVQAAENSGTTHSLLPVFDVYMKDGNVTGFLVNDNLIAGLKEGVHKEIQTSAEELAGNSQEAGKADGEGQVIPDLTQTKSGDIYTKHEYVHKYNIDKYMVQPHFPKYIETLAKETYMDVLQMFTNIYNEKAMFKITTTQKGKEGNTRIWYIKDTHRTKKQRQDETHKEKLGQNLQCIFLLKEKLRYLKKKNSELIIKNKQLEEVALRLVRDDVVSYASVRD, encoded by the exons atgaaaagCAAAA ATGCTGTCGCGATGAATGTGGATTTTATTGAGGGAGGGAATTATTCAGCTGCTGAAAATACTATTGTCCTTGAGAAACCTGTCACCAG atttttagaAATGTCGGGGTCCTCCAATAGCAGTAGCTTTAGATGTTATGAAGATTCTTCAAAAATTCATTCTAAGAaag CGGTAGTATTTCTGCCGTACAGTGAATATTGTACGGACcacaaagatttatttttacatgaaGATGATAAACTAGTGAAGCCGGGTGACAAGTTCAAATCCCACGATGACTTTGTTCAATACTTGAACGAGCACGCTAAGAGATGGTGCTTTTACTATAGATGTACGGATTCACGCAGGCCCAACACGGATCAGGAATCTTATACGTACAATTGTGTTTACTTAAGAAATAAGGAGAAGTATAAGAAGAAGGGTTTGAGAAAGAG AAACAGCAATAACATGAAGACTGATTGTccttgcaaaataaaattaaggcaCCTCCCCAATGAAGATGAACTAACTGTAGTCTATGTATGTAATCATCATGATCATGAATTGTCTTTAGACAATTTCTATAAGCTCCAGCATGGTCGTCGGTTACCACCATACGTAAAGGAAgag ATAAAAGATTTCCTTCAACTGAAAGTCGACATAATGAAGATCAGATCGTACGTCGAAATGGAGACAGGTTTCACGATGAGTCGCCCGTTTTTCTATACTTTGGAAAAGAACCTGAAAAGTAGAAATATAAAGAGACATATTTCCGAACAGAGGTTGAATATGTTGAAACAAAAGATTGCAG cTGTTGACGAAATGTATGGCTATAATGAGGAGTATATTGAAGAGGAAGATA ATGGAGAGGACGAAATGGGAACAAGCAAGAAAAAGCATCAATTACTGTTAAAGAACGCAGAAAAGGCTATGCGAACTCCGTCATTAAAAAGGC gatcaaaaacaaatgaagataaATCGAAAAGAATTAAAACAGAAGAACATTCAGACAGTAACGAAACAATGGAGAGTGTAAAGCATTTGCAGGAGTCTGTTGAAGAAGAAGAAAGCACCTGGATTGCAGATCAATGTGTACCTAACAG GACTGAAAATGAAGAAACTATGCACATTGAAGCAATAGAGAATTTACCAGAAGACGCTCTATTACTGGTACAAAGTGATAACGAAAATTATAGTTATACTATAGAATATTTCCCAGACGAAAGTAACAATGAAGAAGTCGTTACTAATGAGTTCGGCGAAGGTATTGACGACAGCCAAGTGACTGAAGTCCAGGAAAATGATATTGATAACATTGCTTATGAAACAGTTGTTTCTGATGCGGTAGAGGAAAGTCAGTCTGAAGTGCCTGAGTATTTAGAAGACGAACAAACTATGGAGGAGTTTACTGAAATGCAAATAATAGCTCAGGAACAAGCTGTAGAAGACGAAAGTCAAGTTCATGATGGTGAATTAGAAAATCAAGTACAGTATATTGCTGGAGTtgtagaaaataatgaaaatgtacaATACGTGTCTGGTGAAGTAAATGATGATGGTACTCAAAATATTACAGTGCAGGCAGCAGAAAATTCTGGAACTACTCATTCATTGCTACCGGTTTTCGATGTGTATATGAAAGATGGTAATGTTACGGGTTTTCTTGTGAATGATAATTTGATTGCTGGGCTTAAAGAAGGTGTGCATAAAGAAATTCAAACTTCTGCGGAAGAGTTGGCTGG taaCTCACAAGAAGCCGGTAAAGCTGATGGCGAAGGCCAAGTTATCCCAGATCTTACTCAAACTAAATCTGGTGACATATACACCAAACACGAATACGTACATAAATACAACATAGACAAATACATGGTGCAGCCCCACTTCCCAAAATACATTGAAACCCTTGCAAAAGAAACCTACATGGACGTACTACAAATGTTCACGAACATATATAACGAGAAAGCAATGTTTAAAATTACTACGACACAGAAAGGTAAAGAAGGGAACACAAGAATATGGTACATAAAAGATACGCATCGAACAAAGAAACAAAGACAAGATGAAACTCATAAAGAGAAGTTGGGACAGAATCtgcaatgtatatttttattgaaggaaaAGTTACGATACCTGAAGAAAAAGAACAGtgaattaataataaagaataagCAATTAGAAGAAGTAGCTTTAAGGCTGGTGCGGGATGATGTTGTTAGTTATGCTTCTGTCAGAGATTAA
- the LOC110379167 gene encoding uncharacterized protein LOC110379167 isoform X3 — MKSKNAVAMNVDFIEGGNYSAAENTIVLEKPVTRFLEMSGSSNSSSFRCYEDSSKIHSKKAVVFLPYSEYCTDHKDLFLHEDDKLVKPGDKFKSHDDFVQYLNEHAKRWCFYYRCTDSRRPNTDQESYTYNCVYLRNKEKYKKKGLRKSNNMKTDCPCKIKLRHLPNEDELTVVYVCNHHDHELSLDNFYKLQHGRRLPPYVKEEIKDFLQLKVDIMKIRSYVEMETGFTMSRPFFYTLEKNLKSRNIKRHISEQRLNMLKQKIAAVDEMYGYNEEYIEEEDNGEDEMGTSKKKHQLLLKNAEKAMRTPSLKRRSKTNEDKSKRIKTEEHSDSNETMESVKHLQESVEEEESTWIADQCVPNSRTENEETMHIEAIENLPEDALLLVQSDNENYSYTIEYFPDESNNEEVVTNEFGEGIDDSQVTEVQENDIDNIAYETVVSDAVEESQSEVPEYLEDEQTMEEFTEMQIIAQEQAVEDESQVHDGELENQVQYIAGVVENNENVQYVSGEVNDDGTQNITVQAAENSGTTHSLLPVFDVYMKDGNVTGFLVNDNLIAGLKEGVHKEIQTSAEELAGNSQEAGKADGEGQVIPDLTQTKSGDIYTKHEYVHKYNIDKYMVQPHFPKYIETLAKETYMDVLQMFTNIYNEKAMFKITTTQKGKEGNTRIWYIKDTHRTKKQRQDETHKEKLGQNLQCIFLLKEKLRYLKKKNSELIIKNKQLEEVALRLVRDDVVSYASVRD, encoded by the exons atgaaaagCAAAA ATGCTGTCGCGATGAATGTGGATTTTATTGAGGGAGGGAATTATTCAGCTGCTGAAAATACTATTGTCCTTGAGAAACCTGTCACCAG atttttagaAATGTCGGGGTCCTCCAATAGCAGTAGCTTTAGATGTTATGAAGATTCTTCAAAAATTCATTCTAAGAaag CGGTAGTATTTCTGCCGTACAGTGAATATTGTACGGACcacaaagatttatttttacatgaaGATGATAAACTAGTGAAGCCGGGTGACAAGTTCAAATCCCACGATGACTTTGTTCAATACTTGAACGAGCACGCTAAGAGATGGTGCTTTTACTATAGATGTACGGATTCACGCAGGCCCAACACGGATCAGGAATCTTATACGTACAATTGTGTTTACTTAAGAAATAAGGAGAAGTATAAGAAGAAGGGTTTGAGAAAGAG CAATAACATGAAGACTGATTGTccttgcaaaataaaattaaggcaCCTCCCCAATGAAGATGAACTAACTGTAGTCTATGTATGTAATCATCATGATCATGAATTGTCTTTAGACAATTTCTATAAGCTCCAGCATGGTCGTCGGTTACCACCATACGTAAAGGAAgag ATAAAAGATTTCCTTCAACTGAAAGTCGACATAATGAAGATCAGATCGTACGTCGAAATGGAGACAGGTTTCACGATGAGTCGCCCGTTTTTCTATACTTTGGAAAAGAACCTGAAAAGTAGAAATATAAAGAGACATATTTCCGAACAGAGGTTGAATATGTTGAAACAAAAGATTGCAG cTGTTGACGAAATGTATGGCTATAATGAGGAGTATATTGAAGAGGAAGATA ATGGAGAGGACGAAATGGGAACAAGCAAGAAAAAGCATCAATTACTGTTAAAGAACGCAGAAAAGGCTATGCGAACTCCGTCATTAAAAAGGC gatcaaaaacaaatgaagataaATCGAAAAGAATTAAAACAGAAGAACATTCAGACAGTAACGAAACAATGGAGAGTGTAAAGCATTTGCAGGAGTCTGTTGAAGAAGAAGAAAGCACCTGGATTGCAGATCAATGTGTACCTAACAG CAGGACTGAAAATGAAGAAACTATGCACATTGAAGCAATAGAGAATTTACCAGAAGACGCTCTATTACTGGTACAAAGTGATAACGAAAATTATAGTTATACTATAGAATATTTCCCAGACGAAAGTAACAATGAAGAAGTCGTTACTAATGAGTTCGGCGAAGGTATTGACGACAGCCAAGTGACTGAAGTCCAGGAAAATGATATTGATAACATTGCTTATGAAACAGTTGTTTCTGATGCGGTAGAGGAAAGTCAGTCTGAAGTGCCTGAGTATTTAGAAGACGAACAAACTATGGAGGAGTTTACTGAAATGCAAATAATAGCTCAGGAACAAGCTGTAGAAGACGAAAGTCAAGTTCATGATGGTGAATTAGAAAATCAAGTACAGTATATTGCTGGAGTtgtagaaaataatgaaaatgtacaATACGTGTCTGGTGAAGTAAATGATGATGGTACTCAAAATATTACAGTGCAGGCAGCAGAAAATTCTGGAACTACTCATTCATTGCTACCGGTTTTCGATGTGTATATGAAAGATGGTAATGTTACGGGTTTTCTTGTGAATGATAATTTGATTGCTGGGCTTAAAGAAGGTGTGCATAAAGAAATTCAAACTTCTGCGGAAGAGTTGGCTGG taaCTCACAAGAAGCCGGTAAAGCTGATGGCGAAGGCCAAGTTATCCCAGATCTTACTCAAACTAAATCTGGTGACATATACACCAAACACGAATACGTACATAAATACAACATAGACAAATACATGGTGCAGCCCCACTTCCCAAAATACATTGAAACCCTTGCAAAAGAAACCTACATGGACGTACTACAAATGTTCACGAACATATATAACGAGAAAGCAATGTTTAAAATTACTACGACACAGAAAGGTAAAGAAGGGAACACAAGAATATGGTACATAAAAGATACGCATCGAACAAAGAAACAAAGACAAGATGAAACTCATAAAGAGAAGTTGGGACAGAATCtgcaatgtatatttttattgaaggaaaAGTTACGATACCTGAAGAAAAAGAACAGtgaattaataataaagaataagCAATTAGAAGAAGTAGCTTTAAGGCTGGTGCGGGATGATGTTGTTAGTTATGCTTCTGTCAGAGATTAA
- the LOC110379167 gene encoding uncharacterized protein LOC110379167 isoform X1, whose protein sequence is MKSKNAVAMNVDFIEGGNYSAAENTIVLEKPVTRFLEMSGSSNSSSFRCYEDSSKIHSKKAVVFLPYSEYCTDHKDLFLHEDDKLVKPGDKFKSHDDFVQYLNEHAKRWCFYYRCTDSRRPNTDQESYTYNCVYLRNKEKYKKKGLRKRNSNNMKTDCPCKIKLRHLPNEDELTVVYVCNHHDHELSLDNFYKLQHGRRLPPYVKEEIKDFLQLKVDIMKIRSYVEMETGFTMSRPFFYTLEKNLKSRNIKRHISEQRLNMLKQKIAAVDEMYGYNEEYIEEEDNGEDEMGTSKKKHQLLLKNAEKAMRTPSLKRRSKTNEDKSKRIKTEEHSDSNETMESVKHLQESVEEEESTWIADQCVPNSRTENEETMHIEAIENLPEDALLLVQSDNENYSYTIEYFPDESNNEEVVTNEFGEGIDDSQVTEVQENDIDNIAYETVVSDAVEESQSEVPEYLEDEQTMEEFTEMQIIAQEQAVEDESQVHDGELENQVQYIAGVVENNENVQYVSGEVNDDGTQNITVQAAENSGTTHSLLPVFDVYMKDGNVTGFLVNDNLIAGLKEGVHKEIQTSAEELAGNSQEAGKADGEGQVIPDLTQTKSGDIYTKHEYVHKYNIDKYMVQPHFPKYIETLAKETYMDVLQMFTNIYNEKAMFKITTTQKGKEGNTRIWYIKDTHRTKKQRQDETHKEKLGQNLQCIFLLKEKLRYLKKKNSELIIKNKQLEEVALRLVRDDVVSYASVRD, encoded by the exons atgaaaagCAAAA ATGCTGTCGCGATGAATGTGGATTTTATTGAGGGAGGGAATTATTCAGCTGCTGAAAATACTATTGTCCTTGAGAAACCTGTCACCAG atttttagaAATGTCGGGGTCCTCCAATAGCAGTAGCTTTAGATGTTATGAAGATTCTTCAAAAATTCATTCTAAGAaag CGGTAGTATTTCTGCCGTACAGTGAATATTGTACGGACcacaaagatttatttttacatgaaGATGATAAACTAGTGAAGCCGGGTGACAAGTTCAAATCCCACGATGACTTTGTTCAATACTTGAACGAGCACGCTAAGAGATGGTGCTTTTACTATAGATGTACGGATTCACGCAGGCCCAACACGGATCAGGAATCTTATACGTACAATTGTGTTTACTTAAGAAATAAGGAGAAGTATAAGAAGAAGGGTTTGAGAAAGAG AAACAGCAATAACATGAAGACTGATTGTccttgcaaaataaaattaaggcaCCTCCCCAATGAAGATGAACTAACTGTAGTCTATGTATGTAATCATCATGATCATGAATTGTCTTTAGACAATTTCTATAAGCTCCAGCATGGTCGTCGGTTACCACCATACGTAAAGGAAgag ATAAAAGATTTCCTTCAACTGAAAGTCGACATAATGAAGATCAGATCGTACGTCGAAATGGAGACAGGTTTCACGATGAGTCGCCCGTTTTTCTATACTTTGGAAAAGAACCTGAAAAGTAGAAATATAAAGAGACATATTTCCGAACAGAGGTTGAATATGTTGAAACAAAAGATTGCAG cTGTTGACGAAATGTATGGCTATAATGAGGAGTATATTGAAGAGGAAGATA ATGGAGAGGACGAAATGGGAACAAGCAAGAAAAAGCATCAATTACTGTTAAAGAACGCAGAAAAGGCTATGCGAACTCCGTCATTAAAAAGGC gatcaaaaacaaatgaagataaATCGAAAAGAATTAAAACAGAAGAACATTCAGACAGTAACGAAACAATGGAGAGTGTAAAGCATTTGCAGGAGTCTGTTGAAGAAGAAGAAAGCACCTGGATTGCAGATCAATGTGTACCTAACAG CAGGACTGAAAATGAAGAAACTATGCACATTGAAGCAATAGAGAATTTACCAGAAGACGCTCTATTACTGGTACAAAGTGATAACGAAAATTATAGTTATACTATAGAATATTTCCCAGACGAAAGTAACAATGAAGAAGTCGTTACTAATGAGTTCGGCGAAGGTATTGACGACAGCCAAGTGACTGAAGTCCAGGAAAATGATATTGATAACATTGCTTATGAAACAGTTGTTTCTGATGCGGTAGAGGAAAGTCAGTCTGAAGTGCCTGAGTATTTAGAAGACGAACAAACTATGGAGGAGTTTACTGAAATGCAAATAATAGCTCAGGAACAAGCTGTAGAAGACGAAAGTCAAGTTCATGATGGTGAATTAGAAAATCAAGTACAGTATATTGCTGGAGTtgtagaaaataatgaaaatgtacaATACGTGTCTGGTGAAGTAAATGATGATGGTACTCAAAATATTACAGTGCAGGCAGCAGAAAATTCTGGAACTACTCATTCATTGCTACCGGTTTTCGATGTGTATATGAAAGATGGTAATGTTACGGGTTTTCTTGTGAATGATAATTTGATTGCTGGGCTTAAAGAAGGTGTGCATAAAGAAATTCAAACTTCTGCGGAAGAGTTGGCTGG taaCTCACAAGAAGCCGGTAAAGCTGATGGCGAAGGCCAAGTTATCCCAGATCTTACTCAAACTAAATCTGGTGACATATACACCAAACACGAATACGTACATAAATACAACATAGACAAATACATGGTGCAGCCCCACTTCCCAAAATACATTGAAACCCTTGCAAAAGAAACCTACATGGACGTACTACAAATGTTCACGAACATATATAACGAGAAAGCAATGTTTAAAATTACTACGACACAGAAAGGTAAAGAAGGGAACACAAGAATATGGTACATAAAAGATACGCATCGAACAAAGAAACAAAGACAAGATGAAACTCATAAAGAGAAGTTGGGACAGAATCtgcaatgtatatttttattgaaggaaaAGTTACGATACCTGAAGAAAAAGAACAGtgaattaataataaagaataagCAATTAGAAGAAGTAGCTTTAAGGCTGGTGCGGGATGATGTTGTTAGTTATGCTTCTGTCAGAGATTAA
- the LOC110379167 gene encoding uncharacterized protein LOC110379167 isoform X4 has translation MNVDFIEGGNYSAAENTIVLEKPVTRFLEMSGSSNSSSFRCYEDSSKIHSKKAVVFLPYSEYCTDHKDLFLHEDDKLVKPGDKFKSHDDFVQYLNEHAKRWCFYYRCTDSRRPNTDQESYTYNCVYLRNKEKYKKKGLRKRNSNNMKTDCPCKIKLRHLPNEDELTVVYVCNHHDHELSLDNFYKLQHGRRLPPYVKEEIKDFLQLKVDIMKIRSYVEMETGFTMSRPFFYTLEKNLKSRNIKRHISEQRLNMLKQKIAAVDEMYGYNEEYIEEEDNGEDEMGTSKKKHQLLLKNAEKAMRTPSLKRRSKTNEDKSKRIKTEEHSDSNETMESVKHLQESVEEEESTWIADQCVPNSRTENEETMHIEAIENLPEDALLLVQSDNENYSYTIEYFPDESNNEEVVTNEFGEGIDDSQVTEVQENDIDNIAYETVVSDAVEESQSEVPEYLEDEQTMEEFTEMQIIAQEQAVEDESQVHDGELENQVQYIAGVVENNENVQYVSGEVNDDGTQNITVQAAENSGTTHSLLPVFDVYMKDGNVTGFLVNDNLIAGLKEGVHKEIQTSAEELAGNSQEAGKADGEGQVIPDLTQTKSGDIYTKHEYVHKYNIDKYMVQPHFPKYIETLAKETYMDVLQMFTNIYNEKAMFKITTTQKGKEGNTRIWYIKDTHRTKKQRQDETHKEKLGQNLQCIFLLKEKLRYLKKKNSELIIKNKQLEEVALRLVRDDVVSYASVRD, from the exons ATGAATGTGGATTTTATTGAGGGAGGGAATTATTCAGCTGCTGAAAATACTATTGTCCTTGAGAAACCTGTCACCAG atttttagaAATGTCGGGGTCCTCCAATAGCAGTAGCTTTAGATGTTATGAAGATTCTTCAAAAATTCATTCTAAGAaag CGGTAGTATTTCTGCCGTACAGTGAATATTGTACGGACcacaaagatttatttttacatgaaGATGATAAACTAGTGAAGCCGGGTGACAAGTTCAAATCCCACGATGACTTTGTTCAATACTTGAACGAGCACGCTAAGAGATGGTGCTTTTACTATAGATGTACGGATTCACGCAGGCCCAACACGGATCAGGAATCTTATACGTACAATTGTGTTTACTTAAGAAATAAGGAGAAGTATAAGAAGAAGGGTTTGAGAAAGAG AAACAGCAATAACATGAAGACTGATTGTccttgcaaaataaaattaaggcaCCTCCCCAATGAAGATGAACTAACTGTAGTCTATGTATGTAATCATCATGATCATGAATTGTCTTTAGACAATTTCTATAAGCTCCAGCATGGTCGTCGGTTACCACCATACGTAAAGGAAgag ATAAAAGATTTCCTTCAACTGAAAGTCGACATAATGAAGATCAGATCGTACGTCGAAATGGAGACAGGTTTCACGATGAGTCGCCCGTTTTTCTATACTTTGGAAAAGAACCTGAAAAGTAGAAATATAAAGAGACATATTTCCGAACAGAGGTTGAATATGTTGAAACAAAAGATTGCAG cTGTTGACGAAATGTATGGCTATAATGAGGAGTATATTGAAGAGGAAGATA ATGGAGAGGACGAAATGGGAACAAGCAAGAAAAAGCATCAATTACTGTTAAAGAACGCAGAAAAGGCTATGCGAACTCCGTCATTAAAAAGGC gatcaaaaacaaatgaagataaATCGAAAAGAATTAAAACAGAAGAACATTCAGACAGTAACGAAACAATGGAGAGTGTAAAGCATTTGCAGGAGTCTGTTGAAGAAGAAGAAAGCACCTGGATTGCAGATCAATGTGTACCTAACAG CAGGACTGAAAATGAAGAAACTATGCACATTGAAGCAATAGAGAATTTACCAGAAGACGCTCTATTACTGGTACAAAGTGATAACGAAAATTATAGTTATACTATAGAATATTTCCCAGACGAAAGTAACAATGAAGAAGTCGTTACTAATGAGTTCGGCGAAGGTATTGACGACAGCCAAGTGACTGAAGTCCAGGAAAATGATATTGATAACATTGCTTATGAAACAGTTGTTTCTGATGCGGTAGAGGAAAGTCAGTCTGAAGTGCCTGAGTATTTAGAAGACGAACAAACTATGGAGGAGTTTACTGAAATGCAAATAATAGCTCAGGAACAAGCTGTAGAAGACGAAAGTCAAGTTCATGATGGTGAATTAGAAAATCAAGTACAGTATATTGCTGGAGTtgtagaaaataatgaaaatgtacaATACGTGTCTGGTGAAGTAAATGATGATGGTACTCAAAATATTACAGTGCAGGCAGCAGAAAATTCTGGAACTACTCATTCATTGCTACCGGTTTTCGATGTGTATATGAAAGATGGTAATGTTACGGGTTTTCTTGTGAATGATAATTTGATTGCTGGGCTTAAAGAAGGTGTGCATAAAGAAATTCAAACTTCTGCGGAAGAGTTGGCTGG taaCTCACAAGAAGCCGGTAAAGCTGATGGCGAAGGCCAAGTTATCCCAGATCTTACTCAAACTAAATCTGGTGACATATACACCAAACACGAATACGTACATAAATACAACATAGACAAATACATGGTGCAGCCCCACTTCCCAAAATACATTGAAACCCTTGCAAAAGAAACCTACATGGACGTACTACAAATGTTCACGAACATATATAACGAGAAAGCAATGTTTAAAATTACTACGACACAGAAAGGTAAAGAAGGGAACACAAGAATATGGTACATAAAAGATACGCATCGAACAAAGAAACAAAGACAAGATGAAACTCATAAAGAGAAGTTGGGACAGAATCtgcaatgtatatttttattgaaggaaaAGTTACGATACCTGAAGAAAAAGAACAGtgaattaataataaagaataagCAATTAGAAGAAGTAGCTTTAAGGCTGGTGCGGGATGATGTTGTTAGTTATGCTTCTGTCAGAGATTAA